CCTGCACCGAAATTCTCTGTGTGGTGCTTTCAGGCTGACAATGGTGGGGCTATATGGCTGGCGACCAGTGGTCTATGACAGTTTTTCTACGtcgtcattaattttttttttttctgttttgtattttgatattttttaactatattaccCATTCAAATCTACTAGTGATCTACGCTGGGCATGCAATTATTAATCAGGGGTTTTCTTGGGATTTAGATGCATGACTTTCatagttaatttttataaattatattttaaaattttatttaatagtttaaattattggattgaattgattaagacattattataattttaataatcaagCCGTTACgatttttaatctcatcatctttatttatttgataaaaattaatcacaaaATAGTGTGAACCTGTGTAAATTTTAAAGTCAAagaactttcacttgagggggtatgttagaaaataatataaattatatcatggaatctcacctaacaatttaagttattaagttGAATTGATCtttgatattaattgaaatatatagaTGAAATGATTAAGTATACTATGGACAAGAAGGAAATGAggagattttaatttaatttatttagttctttttatcatggatttgaaaataaaaaaataaacccaagtGTAAAAAACTAAAGGACTTGGAACTTGGAAGTAGAGGATGCTAAAATGGTGgtagaaggaagaagaagatgaagaaattataaagaactttagttattaaatcaatcattgttatatatattagcATGTTTGACTCAACgcatcactatatatatatatatatatatatatatatatatatatatatatatatatatatatatcattaattgGTAGTGATGATGGCAATGTTATTATACAAACTTGAAGCAGTTCCTCTTCTCTCACATTGAAAGGAAATATCGAAGAAAAGAAGGCAACAATGTTCTTTCTCTATAACTAATAATGTTCTTTCTCTGTTAGTAATGAACTTTGAACTCTCTCCTTGATGACCTTTAACTTTCATAGACTATGCTAAGAGGACATTTAAGAGTTGTGTGGGAGTAGTGGTTATTTTTGGTCAATGTTATCCGAGTcttcttgaaaattttttatttttttattttaaaataatatttttttattttttaaaattatttcttacatcaaaataattttaaaatattaaaaaaatattaatttaaaataaaaaaataaaaaatttcaattttttttaaaatcttttaaaacgaaaaaaaacaaacatttgcATTCTCAAAAAATGGCAATGACTTGAGTAATAACCTTGCCGTTTGCTCCAGTTTTGAAAGTAAAGctgaaagttattttttaaaatattttttatttttttaattttaattttttaaaaaaatcttttaaaatgtaaaaataaacaaggtATTTTTTcgaattgaatttcaaaaaacgTTTcgtgaaaatttaattttttttacttaaaattactttttatattttcagattgttttaatgtgttgatattaaaaatatttttttaaaaaaataaaattattttgatacatttttaaattaaaaaaccctttaaaacaTAACCACTACTACATTGTCAAATACCTTTTAAATCAAGTGAGAGTTGATTTAGTATGAACtagtaaatttattattatattaatgacTTGATCGAATAGATCAAAcccggtttgatttttattaaaaaaaatttcaaatcagctatgatttaagaattaaaaaaggatattttttaaggaaaaatattatatttataattatataattgaataaaaataaatttactaaaCTTATCATGAGTTTAATTAGCGGTATCAAGCCATgtcaaattaaaatgttatttgtttcagtattttttattaaaaatatcaaatcaaagttaatttaatataaaaaagttttatggttgaattatttattattagtctggtattaatttatcataattatGGAACTTTACAACAATGGCAtgcattaaataataattaaaaaaaacctcactTAAACTCGTAACATGTAAAGTTGACCCGGTTTAAGCCCCATCTAACTAAGAAAATATCACAAGATGATGCAGTctaaattccttttaaaaaaataaattataagagatgttgttttgatgaaaataaaaactatataatttcACAAAAGTAGACTCGGTAGGTTAGTATTGAAATCTTCTAGCCTAATTGCTTTACAAACCtaagtttcaaattaaagcttataaaaattatgataatgtaacctagttaatttaacgaggttaaaaataacttaaattacttatccaaatatataagtatcatgttaaaaaaaaatcatgataattttataatttttttaatataaaaaagtgaTATTGGATCACACtaattaacccaagttaactaAAAAATTCATACCCAAAGATATTGACATGACCATAATATGCTAACATAGTTAGACAACTATCTATATCTTTTCTCATCCTTTATTCTCTTTCTAGttaagactaaattgaaaagttgtcAGAGATTCAAGAGATAAATTCAAATAAGAGGGTTTGGGATCAGATGAGATATGGAACTCAATTGAAGAGTTATTATaaaatcagaaattaaattgaacaaattagaCCAAAATATAGTCTAGTGCGAGCAATGCATGTCCTATTGTGTGAGGAGAGCCACTGAGttcggataattttttttaaaatgttaaaatatttgaGTTAGATTAAAAGCACATAATGTATTTGTACTATCTTCATCTCCAACTAAAGTATTTTCTACAATAGCACCATTAATAACGCATAACAGAGCAGCATCCAATATACTGACAACTAATtgttttccctttaatttttattcttttaagatattttttattttattttttttctctttaaattttttttattttctcttattgatttttttatattgtaaagagcaaataaattaatgtgatttttttttatattattgtaataTGATGAAACAAAAACGGTAATCAGACCCAAACCTATGCAGAGCCGGATTCATAGCTAAACTCAATACACTTAAAATCatgctttattgtttttacatttaaaataaaaattattattaagtcGCTGTAagtcaatattataaaatgtatatatataagcagACACTTAAAAGAACAAGTTTGTCTGTACTAGATGACTTGTGCCTTTCCATTTTTTGTCTAGTCAACGGGAAGATTAGGAGGtcaaaagtaataataaatatcaatgGGAAATTGGAGAGGAAGTATCCGAACTAAGGAAGAAGAATTTTACGTTCACATATTCGTTTATGTGTGAAACGGAGAAAAGAGACTCCCTTTCATATTCGAGCCTCACACAGGTAGCTTCCTAAAAAGATGGTCTGTCAACATgatttgattattgttgtaacCTCTTTTTGGATCCCccataaaagatatataaaaaaatatatatatagccaagagaggtaagaaaaaataacaggaggcaaaagcgctcagaaaatgatCGGAAAATTAGttaatgaggttaaaaatacaaagataagatttttgacaatatattctTGGAGAaagagagccctgttgagaaggaaaatttaaaatttgaggagaaaagcctaAATTTGGATGTTtctggatttaattggatttttaaatgaatttataggggatttgattgcaagaaaaattgatttttaagtcaatttgggctttaattagaagaaatttaagttctagggccaaaatatattttttaggaatttattaggtcaaatcaggggcctaattgcataaatattgaagtttaagggccaattggggacttaattgagaaaatccgaaaccagggaccaaattggaagaGATGCGTAAATGGAGGGGCTGCAATTATTCggttcaggggcctaattgaagaaattgggaGTTTATtggtcaattaagggctcaattgaataaatcagaggccaaggactaaattgaaaaatgtaGCTAAATATAGGGACAGGGATCGAATTGgaagggatgcaattgaagggacaaaagaaacggcgcgttctggcgccatttttaaatgaaacggcgcgttttatccaaaacgacgccgtttcataataaaaaaagaaaagaaaagaaaggctgaacggtgccgttttgaacgacactgttcccctttcttcttccccccccaaacatgcagcggggaagaaggaaaaagaagttttgtttaattttgttggtcCCTCTAGCCCACCGACCAACCCGAGGCCCCACGCCGTTGGACCACCGACCGAAGACActggccgaccacccgccgcgcTGCCGAAACCGAGGGAGGCACGCCTGGACAGCGGCGCCCCAACCAGCCGCCGCGCGACCGGCTGCTCCCCATGCTCCACAGCGAAAAGCCActcacttggctctataaataacaGCAACACAgcagctggaaaaaaaaagaggaacagAGAGAGGGAAGACCcgaagagagagaagaggagagagaaacaaCCGAACAGAGGAGAGGGACACCGAAAACCCAACACTAAGAGGAAGGAAAGCTAGAAACCAATAGGGAACGTAGAAAACCAAAAGCACAGCAACGAACCGGGAGGAACGTCGCTGAGCCGTTGGAGACCGGAGCACCGCTTGGAACTGCCGTGGGAACCACAGCGCCGCTTGACATTGCCACCAGCCTCCACCGCAGCACCAGCAACTCGACTGCCTCCTCCACACCAGGTACGGTCTTCTTCACCTCTGCGTTTTAATTGCAGGCGTTggcctcctgcatgcagaatcgttctgcatgcaggaggcgAGGGGGGAGGGAGAAAATAATTCTCCCCCCGCTGGGTTTTTTTGCTAGGCCAGCCCGATGCTGGCCCAGCCTTGCATGTCTGGGCCGGTCCCGGCCCAGACTGAAGAAGAATTTTagtttgggccgatctcggcccaaattCTTTTTGGGCCAAGGTCGGCCCAACCTtttttggggctgagtccggcccagttggttgggccggaccagcccagcccatttaacattatatattatatattatattgttttgtattatttatatatagatatatatataaaaaatttaagaaaattctgcaaaaaataatttaaaaatatgtgattttctgtaattttattattgtattttgatcaatatcgatttgtatttttatactgtaaagatacaaatccggtattaaaatacccggtttccatcaaaatgtcaaagattttcaaaaaaataaaaaatgtcttttgctttcaaaaatttctaaatatctttaaaaatattgttgatttttctgcatttttttaaagtggattaatatttggttgtttttttataccgtaaggataccaacccagtattaaaatacccgatttgcgtcaaaacatcaaaaaaatacataattaaaaaatgttttgttttaaaatacggcctagtctctccaatatatatatataaatataatatcatattttcatacaacaaagaaagttttaaaaaaacaatatatgtattagcatgcatttcggctttaataaccagtttattcaagttatgagaactaggccaatatttcaaaaattctaaaaaaatctttttgtcttctttttagtATAtgagattacgaatttatacgtaaaacgtattcctgatattaaatatgtttttttttttttacatagaggttagaacagttaggttttacctgataagataaggacctccttattgaggaggacttttcttgaaccatagacggaccaacaactaggaaacacaacgagaccttgaattttatcagacaaataaacaatgcagcttaccttaggtagggtgtatttggggtgctaataccttccctttacgcaaccagtccccgtacccaatatctgagaccagttagggttcttaatgaccaaaatattaggtggcgactcccattccattttctaccaaaaaagaaaatattttcttgtctccccacattttccagatagataccatacaTACACACTTCCTAGATTTTAAAGTGGAATATTCGctgcgacgtcgcgcacccgcgACAATTATTATCTCGTAATATTGAAAACAGAAACaataaaaccatatatatatatatatatatatatatatatatatatatatatatataatttaattttacaatgaatatgtttttaaaataaaagatacagaGAAGAGATGCTATATTTTcagacataatattttttatattttatttttataatatctttataaaatatatttattaatccaATTGTATTGAATAATATCTCAAAATGAAATATCAtaaagaatatcatttcaaagttGGATTCCTATTGGTCTCTCTTGGGTGGCTCTATGAGATTCCATGTGTTGGTTTTCTAGTCCTCCACACTATTTGACAAAAAtactaaatcaattttttatattgttattattattattattggcattgacaaagtattttgtttttacaaacGGATGCGTTAGGAAATTAATATAAACcaatggttatatatatatatatatatatatatatatatatatatatatatattgaagtttaaaaagagaaTGTGTTAgtgagttaatttaaaataatttttgaaattattaagtttaaatttttttaattaaaataattatttgatacataaattatatcataagcaaatcaattataaaaaaacaattaacatagGCCTTAAAATGCAATCTAATTTCCAATTCGATTAGGCATGCAAGATATGAGGCAATAACTCGATGCCTACATCAAAGTAGAAGAGGGTATCGgaaatgtttttcattaattaatgattaattagaatttagtgtttattgtttattaaaataaattaattaattgctttcatataaaaaataattaaatcattactGTTTTAGTGTTTACCATGTttaatttaatagtattttatttcagaaaatgCCTTTTATTATCAAACTTTCTATCCTAAGtacttatttcttaaaataaaaaatcaaaacaaaatgaaaacgaCGTGGACAAAAAGGATGAAACTATaatgaatataaattattgggattaaataattatttctaaaaattaaccACCAGGATtaactaattgtttttattaaactacaaaaactaaattataattaactcttaATTAATCTTTTGGCCATAATCAACGTTAAAGTTAGTAGCAAAAACTTAATGAGAAATAGGTGCCAATTCGATGCATTAATCATCAATGATAATTGTAAATTGTCAAATAATCATGAAAACTacttaattgatgaatttatattattttttaatatattttcccaAATAAAACTCTATTAAACTAGAAATTTATATTactattttgtgtttaattttattaatttagtcaagaaaaaaataggataataaaattaaaaaataggtaATATTCGgttgttaaaattatattattttgttaaaaaataaaaaaagtggaAGCTAATGATTCTTTTTGTGGATGACTGGTGGTTATAAATTTCTCATCAATAATTCAGTGCTCATGCCAGGACAACATATCCTGCTTCGATCTAAATTCATGATAaccactaacaaaaaaaaaaattaaataaataaaaactaaaagatctgtttggaagtgtaatctttttatatactttttaaaaatatatttgtcttaaaagatattttttagtattttttataattttaatatattaatattaaaaataacaaaaaaataatatataaaaatattattttaatatgttttcaaataaaaatcacttttaaaaagatataatgcACTACATCATCAAAGAGATAATGTTTTTACTTTATATCATctcacaaaattaatattttcttttgttattttgtgctttagttttaaaaaaaatctatgttttcctattcttaattaaaaatatatcattctaagcaaaaattatttaacagatatttataggtttttttgtatttttatcattgttttttttttcatcacgaTGAAGCTTCTCTAATTCTCTTTCAATCAATTTCTGTCAGTCTGTATCTGTATGCTAACAATTTTGCTTTTCGGTAATGAGATTCGTTGTtctgtcaatttttttgctttcaaaatttCACCATTGCATTTATGGAATATCAATCAATGTCTTTGGACCACTTCCATGTCGTTGCCCGCCATGCTTTAAACCTCCTATGAGATCAGGTAAACCATGCAATGCAAGAGCTGCTGCTATCATTGGATTAATTGTGAAAGTAAATCCCCCAAGTTCATGAAAAGACAATGGGCCGGCGacaatatattctttttatttgaggACTAATAGCGTGTTTTGGAAgtataattgtttttactttttaaaatataaatattattatcctaAATATGTCAAGTCATATACAGCTGAAGATACTTATTTAATTCTATACAAAGTGAAACTCATTTCAGTTGTGACTCTAAGAAGACTATTAATGGGCATCCGTACATGTTAGGATCATTATTAATGATCAGGATACAGATCCTGGGCTGATGAAGATGAAGGACCATCCCATGTTCTATCTGATGAACGCACGAGGGACTGAGTTTCGTCGATACTCAGGACTGAAGATTGATCAGAGTTGCCTTGGAAACTCTTAAACCTCAATGAATCGCCAAATGTACTTGGATCCACGACTAATTCCTGAACATCACCCTTTCCTTCAAGCATTCTTACCACGGCAGACATTGTAGGTCTAAGTGCGGGAGATTGGTTTGTGCATAGCAGTGCTATTTTAATCATCCTAGCTGCTTCTTTCTTCTTGAAGTCAGACCCTAATCTTGGATCAACAAGCTCCATTATGTCTCCATTTTGCAGTAAACTCAGCGCCTGAAATAAACCATAAGGCAAAAGTAAACAGACATGTAGCTGTTTTACTGTCTAATGTTCCAGAAGTCCGTTCTTGATTAAATGAGATAACTTTACTGTGCGAAATTTTTAGCAGTGAATTAATGTTAAGATGGTTCGCAGAAGTATTCTGTCTTCTAAGATAGAATATAACCACTCGATTTTGGCTTTATTTAGACAAGATGTCAGGCTTGAAGCAGCCTAACCTAGTCTGCTTTGGAGCTGAAGTTGCCTGCAAGGAGTAAATGGATATGACACAACTTACCCAATCTTGGAGGCATACGAAACTTTCATTATGTTGGAAGCTCATGTTGCTCATCCCAGCAACAATTTCCAGGGCGACAATACCGAAACTGTAAACATCTGCCTTGTAGGTCAAGCGACCATATAAAGCATATTCTGGTGCCATGTATCCCCTGCACAGAAAGAATAACACCACAACCTTAGCAAAAACAGTAAACAATGCTAAATTTGGAGCAACTCACTTGTAATAGTACTGACTTTGTCAGAAATTATACCCATCTATGATTCTATATCATAATTATTGTATTATAATTGGTCTACAGGAGCAGTCACATATCAGTTTTGTTTAACCGAATGCCTTGAAAAAGAATAGCTGCAGCACTTCTAAAACTATGTGAAAAGGCTAGCTGGATAGAAAATGAGATAACAGAAACTCACATTGTTCCAGCAACTCTGGTGGAGATATGGGTGTCGTCCTCCTCGTCAAGCTTTGCCATGCCAAAATCAGATATTTTGGCATTCATGTTGCCGTCAAGGAGAACATTGGTAGTTTTTATGTCTCTATGAACAATTTTGAGTGTGGACTCCTCATGCAGGAAAGCTAGACCTTTGGCTATATCAACACAAATCCTCTGCCTTGTAGGCCAGTCTAGATTTAGTTGGCCCTCCTTTTTGCCTGTAATCAGTATGCACAGCCCaaccaatcaaattttttacCTTAATTCTTTCTATATGCCATTCAATGtccttttgtttcttaaatcaatttataaaagcTACTACTTCAAGGAAATGAGCATAGCCTACCGTACAAAACATGCGCAAGGCTATTGTTTTCCATGTATTCATAAACCAGTAGTAGTTCCTTCCCATTGATGCAACATCCATACAATCTAACAAGATTTGGGTGTTGCAAAGCAGAAATCATGCCTATTTCGTTCACAAATTCACGATTTCCCTGCTTTGATTTTGCTGATAGCTGCTTAACCGCAATTATAGTACCATCTGATAGCACTCCCTGGAATGAGAATCATTTTAGAGAAATGAGGAAATCGATTCATTTAGGTCAATCTTCCACGGTATGGAatggaaggaaaaagaaataatcaatAAGTAGCTAGATGAAAGACAAGGCTGTCATTACTTTGTAGACAACGCCAAAACCACCTTCTCCAAGTTTGTTTGCTGGATCAAAGTCATTTGTTGCAGCTTTGATTTGTTTGAAGGTAAAGATACCAGTTAGCAGATCTAGCCCAACAAGTTCTGCCCAAGGAACGAGGAGGATAAGTTGTGCCACACAAAcgattcataagaaaaaaactaacttgTAAAAAACATGTCATTTGTATGACGATGAGAGACTAAAATGATACAGTTCAGATCTTAGATGTGCCAACTTCTCATCCCTAACAGCTTAACATGAGCCATATTCCAAGTTGAAAAGGACAAGCATGTGACAAAAAACCATTATATCATGAACAAACAATTTCACATAATCATCACGGTGGAAGGGAAGAAAACATGTGCTTTTTAACAATCATTGAGTACACACAATCTTGAGGTTGGGAATTCTCATTGTTGAAAGTATGTGGTATTAGGCACACTAGAATTCACAAATCAAACTACTGTT
This genomic interval from Populus nigra chromosome 11, ddPopNigr1.1, whole genome shotgun sequence contains the following:
- the LOC133668127 gene encoding probable LRR receptor-like serine/threonine-protein kinase At1g07650, which codes for MLKEAIFACREFDLSYNNFTEIPTPTNCKETLNLFKSSWGGNYSKPVECLSDYCSKDQYSVHINCGGSETTVGNTMYEADDEPGGATKYVPKREVWQISTTGHVWNVKPSEDDYIAQNMSILRMNNSQLYTKARLTPLSLTYHVRCLVNGNYSVKLHFAEIVMRDNRSFYSLGRRIFDVYIQDRIVLKDFDIEKAAQGVDKVYIHNSTAKVTDRALEIRLHWAGKGTTTSPKIGIYGPLISAIDIEPEFKPPTKGKRKKPIVAGSVASLLFLIFILLSVLWWKGYLGRRKSRDQELVGLDLLTGIFTFKQIKAATNDFDPANKLGEGGFGVVYKGVLSDGTIIAVKQLSAKSKQGNREFVNEIGMISALQHPNLVRLYGCCINGKELLLVYEYMENNSLAHVLYGKKEGQLNLDWPTRQRICVDIAKGLAFLHEESTLKIVHRDIKTTNVLLDGNMNAKISDFGMAKLDEEDDTHISTRVAGTMGYMAPEYALYGRLTYKADVYSFGIVALEIVAGMSNMSFQHNESFVCLQDWALSLLQNGDIMELVDPRLGSDFKKKEAARMIKIALLCTNQSPALRPTMSAVVRMLEGKGDVQELVVDPSTFGDSLRFKSFQGNSDQSSVLSIDETQSLVRSSDRTWDGPSSSSAQDLYPDH